A single genomic interval of Dysidea avara chromosome 6, odDysAvar1.4, whole genome shotgun sequence harbors:
- the LOC136258368 gene encoding uncharacterized protein: MFQGKPIFARLVVVVVLLESGSAQDCLTGIKDGPELPTFPDQFSVEIEANIIHLNLTLHVTEYYDNINQRGRIESYSAFGFNVTFVNYDTMEVSHIMTGADGEKSCMAAPLANDTSQFARFIFGAHFANGTAHIISTTQFLMFGAEFNETYIGIETVRGVPCHRWQSCNVTTGSQRNYTIDYYFTQTNWSYNPVMIPFQVVINGTRPERNVTDGSIHEVYNVYSFVNFRPGPADDELFRVPPGLPCLGRQTGKPLPPLPQDYYTVLYETASRLGKEILYMREYYGFSQQLYRVDYATGYLNSSTIIEDFNEGVQYLVDYRYGTCDINPINASSTSAVAYSNGSIYLEGLKKHFFRQDQYNYTYEGFSRVRDVDTESWISPRDNETFSDGSYFTNGFVQIYYVAGNWSIATGLNITTNMTIPWKIVLDGNFTYQFGDITVGPYYQKVGYNMLEFKTSEPNYDPFDVSVCFGVDQYTLLRLTLPLPDGTPYTSLDHSLLRARIRLALSEAANIPATRLGAIEVFDRDDNSLLVNLNVLDTPPYSIHNNTSPRDEIVSTLMDKVNSGKVNITLGGVTISPSIRSPPNNTCHSSSHSHPTATTSMTHVPSTVTVTATMTSTIRPSPTCAKVEESKGISSGGAAGLSVGLFLVGILVGIVPAILIMWITRRRKSGAYSNLQ, encoded by the exons ATGTTTCAGGGAAAGCCCATATTTGCGCGACTGGTTGTGGTGGTCGTACTACTAGAATCTGGATCTGCACAGGATTGTCTTACTGGCATCAAAGATGGCCCGGAACTGCCTACGTTTCCTGACCAATTCTCAGTTGAAATTGAAGCCAACATCATACACCTCAATCTCACCCTGCACGTGACCGAGTATTATGACAACATTAATCAACGTGGTCGTATTGAGAGCTATTCAGCTTTTGGATTTAATGTGACATTTGTTAACTATGATACGATGGAGGTGTCTCATATAATGACAGGAGCTGATGGTGAGAAGAGCTGTATGGCTGCTCCACTTGCTAATGACACATCTCAATTTGCACGATTTATATTTGGTGCTCACTTTGCCAATGGTACAGCTCACATTATATCAACCACACAATTTCTGATGTTTGGAGCAGAGTTCAATGAGACATATATTGGGATTGAAACTGTACGTGGTGTTCCTTGTCATAGGTGGCAGTCATGTAACGTTACCACAGGATCACAGAGGAATTACACAATTGACTACTACTTTACCCAAACCAATTGGAGCTATAATCCTGTGATGATCCCATTTCAGGTTGTGATCAATGGTACTCGTCCTGAGAGGAATGTTACTGATGGTTCAATCCATGAAGTGTATAATGTGTACTCGTTTGTTAACTTCCGACCTGGTCCTGCTGATGATGAGTTGTTTCGTGTACCCCCAGGCCTGCCATGTCTTGGAAGACAAACAGGCAAGCCACTACCTCCATTACCACAAGACTACTACACTGTATTGTATGAAACTGCCAGTCGCTTGGGCAAAGAGATCTTGTATATGCGA GAGTATTATGGGTTTAGTCAGCAGTTATACAGAGTGGACTATGCTACCGGTTACTTGAATTCTTCAACAATCATTGAAGACTTTAATGAGGGTGTGCAGTATTTAGTAGACTATCGTTATGGAACTTGTGATATTAACCCAATTAATGCCTCTAGTACTTCTGCTGTTGCGTATTCTAATGGGTCCATTTACTTAGAAGGACTAAAGAAACATTTCTTCCGTCAAGACCAATACAATTACACTTATGAAGGATTCAGCCGAGTACGTGATGTTGATACTGAGTCATGGATATCCCCACGAGACAATGAGACATTTAGTGATGGATCTTATTTTACCAATGGCTTTGTTCAGATTTATTATGTTGCTGGTAACTGGAGTATTGCTACTGGTTTAAACATCACCACCAATATGACAATCCCATGGAAAATTGTGTTGGATGGTAACTTCACTTACCAATTTGGCGATATCACGGTAGGACCATATTACCAGAAGGTAGGATACAACATGTTAGAGTTCAAGACATCAGAGCCGAATTATGATCCATTTGATGTGTCAGTTTGTTTTGGTGTTGACCAGTATACTTTATTGAGGCTGACTCTTCCCCTTCCTGATGGTACACCATATACCTCTCTTGATCACAGCCTGCTGAGGGCCAGAATTAGACTAGCATTATCAGAAGCTGCCAACATACCAGCTACAAGACTTGGAGCAATTGAG GTGTTTGATCGCGATGACAACTCTTTGTTGGTGAATTTGAATGTATTAGATACACCCCCTTACTCCATACATAACAATACATCACCGAGAGATGAGATTGTATCCACGTTGATGGACAAGGTGAACTCAGGAAAAGTTAATATCACACTTGGTGGAGTCACCATATCACCATCGATAAGATCACCGCCGAACAATACTTGTCACAGCTCCAGTCATTCACATCCAACTGCAACGACTAGCATGACTCATGTGCCTTCTACTGTCACAGTTACGGCAACCATGACCTCTACTATAAGACCATCTCCAACTTGTGCTAAGGTAGAGGAAAGTAAAGGAATTAGCTCAGGGGGAGCAGCTGGCCTCTCAGTTGGACTGTTTCTTGTTGGAATTCTTGTTGGTATAGTTCCTGCAATTCTGATCATGTGGATAACACGGAGAAGAAAATCAGGAGCATATTCAAACTTACAGTAG
- the LOC136258144 gene encoding uncharacterized protein, whose translation MQSSIWSIATGLNSSSNMSVPWRVVVDGNFTYRLPNGTVGSIYQRIAYEMLEFMTSEPDYDPFDVSVCFGVDQYTLLRLTLLLPDGTPYTSVDRSLLRARIRLALSEAANIPATRLGGINVYDHGNNTLLVKLHVLDSPPYSIHPNSVSRDQIVSMLMDKVNSGQVSITLGELTIIPSIRM comes from the exons ATGCAATCCTCTATATGGAGTATTGCTACTGGGTTAAATAGTTCATCCAACATGTCTGTCCCGTGGAGAGTAGTGGTAGATGGTAACTTCACTTATCGGTTACCCAATGGTACAGTAGGTTCAATATATCAGAGAATAGCATATGAGATGTTGGAGTTCATGACATCAGAGCCAGATTATGATCCATTTGATGTGTCAGTTTGTTTTGGTGTTGACCAGTACACTTTATTGAGGCTAACTCTTCTCCTTCCTGATGGTACACCATATACCTCTGTTGATCGCAGCCTGCTGAGGGCCAGAATCAGACTAGCACTATCAGAAGCTGCCAACATACCAGCTACAAGACTTGGAGGAATCAAc gtGTATGATCATGGTAACAATACCTTGTTGGTAAAATTACATGTGTTAGACTCACCTCCCTACTCCATACATCCCAACTCTGTATCAAGGGACCAGATTGTATCCATGTTGATGGACAAGGTGAACTCTGGACAGGTTAGTATCACACTGGGAGAACTCACCATCATACCATCAATAAGAATGTGA